The following nucleotide sequence is from Alkalihalobacillus sp. LMS39.
AGCGGGAAAAGCAAACCCAGCTCCGCCGGTTGGTCCTGCACTAGGACAAGCGGGTGTGAATATTATGGGTTTCTGTAAAGAATTTAACGCTCGTACTTCTGATCAAGCGGGTCTAATTATTCCGGTTGAAATTACGGTATTTGAAGACCGTTCTTTTACATTCATCACTAAAACTCCACCTGCTGCTGTTTTACTTAAAAAAGCGGCTGGAATTGAGTCTGGTTCGGGTGAGCCAAACCGTAATAAAGTTGCAACAGTTAAGCGTGATAAAGTACGCGAGATTGCTGAGACAAAAATGCCAGATTTAAACGCTGCAAACGTTGAATCTGCTATGCGTATGGTTGAAGGTACAGCGCGAAGCATGGGTATCGTGATTGAAGACTAAGAGAGCTTTTGCCGGAGGTTGTTGCACCTAATTTTATTAGGTCTGCAACCTTTATTAGTGGGAGGTAATACCGCTAAAACCACAATTGAGGAGGAAATGAAAGTGGCTAAAAGAGGAAAAAAATATCAAGAAGCTGTAAAGTTAATTGACCGTGATCAAGCATATGGTGCACAAGAAGCGATTGAACTTGTTAAAAAGGCTGCAACTGCAAAGTTCGACGAAACTGTTGAAGTAGCATTTCGTTTAGGAGTCGATCCGAAGAAAGCTGACCAACAAATTCGTGGTGCGGTTGTACTTCCAAATGGAACAGGGAAAACTCAACGCGTGTTAGTTTTTGCTAAAGGTGAAAAACTTAAAGAAGCAGAAGCTGCAGGTGCAGATTATGTTGGAGACGAAGACTACATCAATAAAATTAGCCAAGGTTGGTTTGATTTTGATGTTATCGTTGCAACTCCAGATATGATGG
It contains:
- the rplK gene encoding 50S ribosomal protein L11, with the translated sequence MAKKVIKMVKLQIPAGKANPAPPVGPALGQAGVNIMGFCKEFNARTSDQAGLIIPVEITVFEDRSFTFITKTPPAAVLLKKAAGIESGSGEPNRNKVATVKRDKVREIAETKMPDLNAANVESAMRMVEGTARSMGIVIED
- the rplA gene encoding 50S ribosomal protein L1, which encodes MGGNTAKTTIEEEMKVAKRGKKYQEAVKLIDRDQAYGAQEAIELVKKAATAKFDETVEVAFRLGVDPKKADQQIRGAVVLPNGTGKTQRVLVFAKGEKLKEAEAAGADYVGDEDYINKISQGWFDFDVIVATPDMMGQVGKLGRVLGPKGLMPNPKTGTVTFEVEKAVNEIKAGKVEYRVDKSANIHVPIGKVSFETEKLVENLNAVVDALVKAKPAASKGTYMRNVAVTSTMGPGVKVNAQLLTK